The following coding sequences lie in one Aspergillus luchuensis IFO 4308 DNA, chromosome 8, nearly complete sequence genomic window:
- a CDS encoding OTU family ubiquitin thioesterase (COG:O;~EggNog:ENOG410PI7S;~InterPro:IPR042467,IPR003323,IPR042468,IPR019400, IPR038765;~MEROPS:MER0029056;~PFAM:PF10275) codes for MSLSDLPWNRFDPINHFPTGQDSTSGFYPQHPHSSAFFDHGYSQLSNALYHPGNTFFFNMNTLSTAEMERFQKLSNEFQPDVQGPPVSTKQSSSVIAMEYANADPTFATKTNALAITHPLTRTMKGDGNCGWRAVAFGYFENLLNLQNPMQVHHELMRIKAMNALLDQTGQEEHLYEIFVDATEEVFNQISTAIQNGIRDETFLVNAFNEEYNSNAIITHFRLLTSAWMKLHPSRYEAFLSMPLEQYCATRIDVVRTEIDEIGLQALVDGVIEGSGFAVEIMYLDRSEGEAVTPHLLTPPRATGGTICLLYRPGHYDLLYPAEPTVNMEPVVNYQYAMTSDYAPWDQGALAFDVNSSLMTIPNLMMDPSFGMAPSPMPAAPPSPYRVSPPQEVYQPPPMHASPPMSIASPPPAPPRMSAPPPPMSSLPPRSSDGPQIRLNPLVMKPNLSHSLPVTTPFKNSPYNQAHFQNQDFEPIHWEPSDSRK; via the exons ATGTCCCTGTCGGATCTTCCCTGGAACCGTTTCGACCCTATCAACCACTTTCCCACTGGACAGGATTCAACTTCCGGCTTCTatcctcaacaccctcatTCATCCGCATTCTTCGATCACGGATACTCGCAACTTTCAAACGCCCTTTATCATCCAGGCAACACTTTTTTCTTCAACATGAATACCCTTTCGACCGCCGAAATGGAGAGGTTCCAGAAACTCTCCAATGAATTCCAACCCGACGTGCAG GGCCCTCCGGTGTCTACGAAACAGTCCAGTAGCGTCATTGCTATGGAGTATGCAAATGCGGATCCGACATTTGCCACCAAGACCAAT GCTCTTGCTATAACGCACCCCCTGACACGAACCATGAAAGGAGACGGAAACTGTGGTTGGAGAG CCGTTGCATTCGGATACTTTGAGAATCTGCTCAACCTTCAAAATCCAATGCAGGTGCACCATGAATTGATGCGGATAAAGGCGATGAACGCACTCCTCGACCAAACGGGTCAAGAAGAACACCTATACGAGATTTTCGTGGACGCAACAGAGGAGGTGTTCAACCAGATATCCACCGCCATCCAGAACGGCATCCGGGACGAGACCTTCCTCGTCAATGCATTCAACGAAGAGTATAATTCAAATGCTATCATCACTCATTTCAGG CTGCTAACAAGCGCCTGGATGAAACTTCACCCGTCTCGATACGAAGCCTTCCTCTCCATGCCCCTCGAGCAATATTGCGCGACACGAATAGACGTGGTCAGAACGGAAATCGACGAGATCGGCCTCCAAGccttggtggatggggtaaTCGAGGGGTCCGGATTCGCCGTGGAGATCATGTATCTCGACCGCAGCGAAGGTGAAGCGGTCACTCCTCATCTCCTGACCCCGCCCCGGGCTACTGGCGGGACTATCTGCCTACTCTACCGCCC GGGCCACTATGACCTACTCTATCCAGCCGAACCTACTGTGAATATGGAACCCGTGGTTAATTACCAATACGCAATGACTTCTGACTATGCCCCCTGGGATCAAGGTGCCCTCGCGTTCGATGTGAACTCCAGTTTGATGACCATCCCCAATCTGATGATGGACCCTTCTTTTGGCATGGCCCCCTCTCCAATGCCGGCGGCTCCTCCCAGTCCGTACCGGGTATCTCCCCCTCAGGAAGTGTACCAGCCGCCCCCCATGCATGCATCACCTCCCATGTCTATCGCATCACCCCCGCCAGCGCCACCGCGGAtgtcggcaccaccaccgcccatgAGCTCCCTGCCACCCCGGTCGTCTGACGGGCCGCAAATCCGGTTGAACCCACTAGTGATGAAACCCAACCTCAGCCACTCTCTTCCGGTCACCACGCCGTTCAAGAA TTCACCATACAATCAAGCCCATTTCCAGAACCAGGATTTCGAACCCATCCACTGGGAGCCTAGCGATTCCCGCAAATGA
- the LAC9_3 gene encoding putative C6 transcription factor (Gal4) (COG:K;~EggNog:ENOG410PIUD;~InterPro:IPR036864,IPR007219,IPR005600,IPR001138;~PFAM:PF00172,PF04082;~TransMembrane:1 (o543-563i);~go_function: GO:0000981 - DNA-binding transcription factor activity, RNA polymerase II-specific [Evidence IEA];~go_function: GO:0003677 - DNA binding [Evidence IEA];~go_function: GO:0008270 - zinc ion binding [Evidence IEA];~go_process: GO:0006351 - transcription, DNA-templated [Evidence IEA];~go_process: GO:0006355 - regulation of transcription, DNA-templated [Evidence IEA]), with translation MASTRDSHSYACDECRLRKSKCSKEKPTCAQCKQLNKECNYSPKVTRSPLTRQHLTYVEERLQAFETALSRLFPGGDLDATVRSLLHDQEGPPKPGSSKSSSRHSTPAKAEPDRAEPAPEALPQQADGFDWAENKITVGDLTDGMAALSIKPEGAGYFGASSSVVPLRALLKHGFDLNIPARSSKSSYGMERVPLKAQLLSTAPSGLVEQAFMDAFFLNYHTSYPFVHEGTFRAQFYEQVPRPHGQAWQILLNTILALGAWSIGDDNSDLDITFYQEARGHLQQVSVFETGNLTLVQALLLLSNYAQKRNKPNTGWNFLGLAVRMAMSLGLHKEFPGWKISLLQREVRRRLWWGVYIFDSGAAKTFGRPILLPEDDVMDAKHVLNIHDEALTPLTTALPHEVNEPTLYSGLIAQARFHLLTNSVYQRLISGPSLTPEETLGLQRPMEEWYNGLPDYFKQPPTPISDAFALVRNRLMWRDWNLRILLYRPILLRWASRRWTPNSAPEPEDPLEADCRRLCLRNARLTISSIADFVNNHVCTRIGAWYMLYFLFQAGVIPIILLMTDPTSTEAPSWLQEIESTKKLLVHPSLSNNRLATRCLEVVNRLCSPAYTSAATDKTAGQTAPILMPFSDQLFNDPTFGSMFPDVDQELNLAGMDFSEWVNFPPQNEFV, from the exons ATGGCCAGTACACGTGATTCTCACTCCTATGCT TGTGATGAATGTCGGCTCCGGAAGTCCAAG TGTTCGAAAGAAAAGCCGACATGCGCACAATGCAAGCAGTTGAATAAAGAATGCAATTACAGTCCTAAGGTCACCAGAAGCCCTCTAACACGACA ACACCTGACGTACGTAGAGGAGCGCTTACAGGCCTTCGAAACAGCGCTATCAAGGCTGTTCCCAGGCGGCGATCTGGATGCCACCGTCCGCTCTCTTTTGCACGATCAGGAGGGTCCACCAAAACCTGGCTCCTCGAAGTCCTCGTCCCGGCATTCCACCCCTGCAAAAGCTGAGCCGGATCGGGCCGAACCAGCCCCGGAAGCGCTGCCGCAGCAGGCTGATGGATTCGACTGGGCGGAGAACAAAATTACAGTTGGCGACCTGACAGATGGCATGGCAGCCCTGTCCATTAAGCCAGAAGGAGCTGGCTACTTCG GCGCATCTTCCAGCGTTGTGCCGCTTCGAGCGTTGTTGAAGCATGGTTTTGACCTTAACATCCCTGCCAGATCCTCAAAATCAAGTTATGGCATGGAAAGAGTGCCTTTGAAGGCTCAACTACTCAGCACCGCGCCCTCTGGTCTCGTCGAACAGGCTTTCATGGATGCATTCTTCCTCAACTACCATACCAGCTACCCGTTTGTCCACGAGGGTACTTTCCGAGCGCAGTTCTACGAGCAAGTTCCGCGGCCACATGGTCAGGCATGGCAGATCCTATTGAACACGATCTTGGCTTTGGGGGCGTGGAGTATCGGTGACGACAATTCTGACCTGGATATTACATTCTATCAAGAGGCGAGAGGCCATTTACAGCAGGTGTCTGTGTTTGAAACCGGAAACCTCACCCTTGTTCAGGCATTACTGCTTCTGAGCAACTATGCCCAGAAACGGAACAAGCCTAATACCGGATGGAACTTTCTAGGTTTGGCGGTTAGGATGGCCATGAGCTTGGGCCTCCATAAAGAATTTCCTGGTTGGAAGATCAGCCTTCTCCAACGCGAGGTTAGGCGGCGCCTGTGGTGGGGAGTATACATCTTTGATAGCGGTGCGGCCAAGACTTTCGGCCGGCCTATTCTCTTGCCTGAAGACGATGTCATGGACGCAAAACATGTACTCAATATCCACGATGAG GCTCTTACGCCCCTCACTACCGCTCTACCCCATGAGGTCAACGAACCAACCCTCTATTCCGGTTTAATAGCCCAGGCTAGGTTCCATCTCCTTACCAACAGTGTGTATCAGCGTCTCATCTCGGGCCCGAGTTTAACGCCAGAGGAAACGCTCGGTCTCCAAAGACCAATGGAAGAATGGTACAATGGTCTTCCTGATTACTTCAAGCAGCCACCCACACCGATATCGGATGCATTCGCTCTTGTCCGCAATCGGTTGATGTGGCGCGACTGGAACTTGAGGATTCTTCTATACcgtcccattcttcttcgttgGGCATCGCGTCGATGGACACCAAACTCGGCCCCCGAACCTGAGGATCCGCTTGAGGCAGATTGCAGGAGGCTTTGTCTTCGGAATGCGCGTTTGACAATATCTTCGATCGCAGATTTTGTAAACAACCACGTCTGCACAAGGATTGGTGCGTGGTACATGCT ATACTTCCTGTTTCAAGCTGGTGTCATCCCGATTATCTTGCTTATGACCGACCCGACAAGTACGGAAGCCCCTAGCTGGCTCCAGGAGATCGAGTCCACGAAGAAGCTACTGGTACACCCTTCTCTCAGCAACAACCGCCTTGCGACTCGTTGTCTGGAAGTTGTAAATCGACTCTGTTCGCCTGCATACACGAGTGCCGCCACCGATAAGACTGCAGGACAGACAGCACCCATATTGATGCCCTTCTCCGATCAGCTCTTCAACGACCCAACGTTTGGTAGTATGTTTCCGGACGTGGACCAGGAGTTGAATCTTGCTGGCATGGACTTCTCGGAATGGGTAAACTTCCCTCCACAGAATGAGTTTGTCTGA
- a CDS encoding sugar porter family MFS transporter (COG:G;~EggNog:ENOG410PI4Z;~InterPro:IPR005829,IPR005828,IPR003663,IPR036259, IPR020846;~PFAM:PF00083,PF07690;~TransMembrane:11 (o75-93i105-127o133-152i164-182o234-251i332-354o374-391i398-421o433-458i470-489o501-520i);~go_component: GO:0016020 - membrane [Evidence IEA];~go_component: GO:0016021 - integral component of membrane [Evidence IEA];~go_function: GO:0022857 - transmembrane transporter activity [Evidence IEA];~go_process: GO:0055085 - transmembrane transport [Evidence IEA]), protein MLLRGEEINIVMAPSTQNPNGGFALIYQNPYLLGVASFSTLGGLLFGYDQGVVSGVITMQSFGARFPRVYMDSSFKGWFVSTLLISAWFGSLINGPIVDRLGRKLSINLAVVVFVIGSAIQCGAVNIPMLFAGRAIAGVAVGQLTMVVPLYISEVSIPEIRGGLVVLQQLSVTIGILISYWIDYGTNYIGGTRCAPNIPYTGGTASSPSFDPYTDIPQDGICTGQSEASWRLPLAIQIIPALTLGLGMLFFPDSPRWLLMKERDDEALQALSRLRRQSTSNSDLTNEYLEIKASIMLENSFARERYPNLSGFRLHAAQYISLVTTWARFKRLAIGCCIMFFQQFMGCNAIIYYAPTIFAQLGLDGNTSSLLATGVYGIINCLSTLPALFLIDKVGRRVLLMSGATGTCISLVIVGAIIGAYGSDLIHHRSAGWAGIAFIYIYDINFSYSFAPIGWVLPSEIFNLSIRSKAISITTSATWMCNFIIGLVTPDMLDSITWGTYIFFAAFCLLAFGFTFFFIPETREKTLEDMDLIFGDTAAHEEKQRIVGIEAQLRGLDSHTVDPEFVKPFAQEEEDVA, encoded by the exons ATGCTCCTTCGCGGGGAAGAGATAAACATAG TCATGGCTCCCAGCACTCAGAATCCCAATGGCGGTTTCGCTCTGATATACCAAAACCCTTACCTGCTCGGCGTTGCATCG ttctCCACTCTGGGTGGGCTGCTCTTTGGTTATGATCAGGGCGTGGTCTCTGGTGTGATAACTATGCAATCATTCGGCGCTCGGTTTCCTCGAGTGTACATGGACAGCAGCTTCAAGGGGTGGTTTGTGTCGACTCTGTTAATTT CTGCGTGGTTTGGATCCCTCATCAACGGCCCTATCGTGGACCGACTAGGCCGCAAACTATCCATCAACCTCGCTGTCGTTGTATTCGTCATTGGGTCAGCCATTCAGTGCGGTGCCGTCAATATACCAATGCTCTTTGCTG GACGTGCAATTGCAGGCGTAGCCGTTGGCCAACTAACCATGGTAGTACCTCTGTATATCTCCGAG GTCTCCATCCCCGAAATACGCGGCGGTCTCGTCGTTCTCCAACAAC TCTCCGTCACCATCGGCATCCTAATAAGCTACTGGATCGACTACGGCACCAACTATATCGGCGGCACCCGCTGCGCCCCCAACATTCCCTACACAGGCGGCaccgcctcctccccctcattCGACCCCTACACAGACATCCCCCAGGACGGCATCTGCACCGGCCAATCCGAAGCATCCTGGCGTCTCCCACTCGCCATCCAGATCATCCCCGCTTTAACACTCGGTCTAGGgatgctcttcttccccgacTCCCCGAGATGGCTACTAATGAAAGAACGAGACGACGAAGCTCTCCAGGCATTATCCAGACTGCGTCGCCAATCGACCAGTAACTCAGACCTAACGAATGAATACCTCGAGATCAAAGCATCCATTATGCTGGAGAATAGCTTCGCTAGAGAACGGTACCCTAATTTATCGGGGTTCAGGTTGCATGCTGCGCAG TATATTTCACTCGTAACCACATGGGCACGATTCAAGCGTCTAGCAATCGGATGCTGTATCATGTTCTTTCAGCAGTTTATGGGCTGTAATG CCATAATTTACTACGCCCCAACAATCTTCGCTCAGCTGGGCCTCGATGGAAATACT AGCTCCCTTCTCGCTACCGGCGTTTATGGGATCATCAACTGCCTTAGCACCCTGCCCGCGCTTTTCCTAATCGACAAGGTCGGTCGGAGAGTGTTGCTCATGTCTGGTGCCACGGGGACTTGCATCTCGCTGGTGATCGTGGGTGCGATTATCGGGGCCTATGGGTCGGATCTCATCCATCACCGATCTGCCGGGTGGGCGGGGATTGCGTTCATCTATATCTATGATATTAACTTCTCGTACTCTTTCG CTCCTATCGGATGGGTCCTGCCATCGGAAATCTTCAATCTATCCATACGCTCCAAAGCTATTTCCATCACAACTTCCGCTACTTGGATGTGCAACTT CATCATCGGCCTCGTCACCCCTGATATGCTCGACTCAATCACCTGGGGTACCTATATCTTTTTCGCAGCGTTCTGCCTTCTGGCATTCGGGttcactttcttcttcatcccagaGACCCGTGAAAAG ACGCTGGAAGATATGGATCTCATCTTTGGTGACACGGCTGCCCATGAAGAGAAACAGCGTATTGTCGGAATCGAGGCTCAACTGCGCGGCCTCGATAGTCACACGGTCGACCCGGAATTTGTGAAGCCCTTCGcacaggaggaagaggacgttGCGTAA
- the RPL37A gene encoding 60S ribosomal eL37 domain-containing protein (COG:J;~EggNog:ENOG410PQSM;~InterPro:IPR001569,IPR018267,IPR011331,IPR011332;~PFAM:PF01907;~go_component: GO:0005840 - ribosome [Evidence IEA];~go_function: GO:0003735 - structural constituent of ribosome [Evidence IEA];~go_process: GO:0006412 - translation [Evidence IEA]): MRSCDRLTLETVGESRDQGTSPDNHNSLSDTTPDPRATSIRPATTTTTTSPSTESPAKGTSSFGKRHNKTHTLCRRCGRRSFHVQKSTCANCGYPAAKTRKFNWSEKAKRRKTTGSGRMRHLKEVHRRFHNGFQVGTPKGARGPENH, from the exons ATGAGGTCATGTGACAGACTCACCCTTGAGACTGTCGGCGAATCACGGGACCAGGGCACAAGCCCTGACAACCACAACTCGCTAAGCGACACCACCCCAGATCCCAGAGCAACTTCGATACGCccagcgacgacgacaacgacaaccaGCCCTTCAACGGAATCGCCAG CGAAGGGTACCTCCAGCTTCGGAAAGCGCCACAACAAGACTCACACTCTTTGCCGGCGTTGTG GCCGCCGCTCCTTCCACGTCCAGAAGTCGACTTGTGCCAACTGCGGTTACCCTGCCGCTAAGACTCGCAAGT TCAACTGGAgcgagaaggccaagcgCAGAAAGACCACCGGCTCCGGCAGAATGCGTCACCTCAAGGAGGTCCACCGCCGCTTCCACAACGGCTTCCAGGTCGGCACCCCCAAGGGCGCTCGTGGTCCCGAGAACCACTAG
- a CDS encoding uncharacterized protein (COG:S;~EggNog:ENOG410PTMH;~InterPro:IPR018627;~TransMembrane:1 (o20-39i);~go_component: GO:0033588 - Elongator holoenzyme complex [Evidence IEA];~go_process: GO:0002098 - tRNA wobble uridine modification [Evidence IEA]): MPSQPPLPPLLTPYVSSLPPSSLTVLSSVLGATGNWLVLRFLYAALSSSSTPDAVAGFSDTNNGKKRKVVLVSFLRGWEFWRSEAKRLGLDLARLTDKRQFAFVDGLSELFAAPSATSTQTPTIQPSPRGTVPPQTVLPLRSQPGPVPARGPQPAARPVAAPPNPPTSREVGPVKRLHLSGNGNAALDVLERDIAAVINDLKSSTSGDEQEEPEVLLIIDQPDLLLAATGPSRDIGATEMGDWVMGLQQYAHATIMTVSSDSPLIHNASASAHQGATPLETEHAAFAIGSAHRAHMVMQLRNLETGAARDVSGVLRVSKGGAWGQNDSTKANTHWEEKEVLYFVQRDGGVSVFGRGE, encoded by the exons ATGCCTAGCCAACcgcccctcccacccctcctcaCTCCCTACGTATCGTCTCTGCCGCCATCCTCCCTCACAGTCCTATCTTCAGTCCTTGGCGCAACAGGGAATTGGCTAGTCCTACGATTTCTATATGCTGCCTTGAGTTCGTCTTCGACTCCAGACGCTGTTGCAGGCTTCAGCGACACCAACAatgggaaaaagaggaaggtcGTGCTCGTGAGTTTTCTGCGGGGTTGGGAATTTTGGAGGTCCGAGGCCAAAAGATTG GGCCTCGATCTTGCCCGCCTCACAGACAAACGCCAATTCGCTTTTGTTGACGGACTCTCCGAACTTTTCGCCGCCCCCTCCGCTACTTCGACTCAGACACCAACAATCCAACCGTCACCGCGAGGAACAGTGCCTCCCCAGACAGTTCTGCCCCTCAGGTCGCAACCCGGACCCGTTCCCGCGCGAGGACCGCAACCCGCTGCTCGGCCAGTCGCTGCCCCTCCGAACCCGCCAACATCGAGAGAAGTCGGGCCAGTCAAGCGGCTTCACCTATCGGGAAATGGAAATGCGGCTTTGGATGTGCTCGAGAGAGACATTGCGGCGGTGATTAACGATCTgaaatcatcaacatccgGAGATGAACAGGAAGAGCCCGAGGTTTTATTGATTATCGATCAGCCAGATCTGCTACTCGCCGCTACGGGTCCGAGCAGGGACATAGGCGCTACAGAGATGGGAGATTGGGTGATGGGTCTACAACAG TACGCTCACGCAACGATTATGACGGTGTCCTCTGACTCTCCGTTGATCCACAATGCTTCCGCATCTGCGCACCAGGGAGCAACTCCGCTGGAGACTGAGCATGCCGCTTTTGCTATCGGATCGGCTCATCGGGCGCACATGGTTATGCAGCTCCGAAACCTTGAAACGGGTGCCGCAAGGGATGTCAGCGGTGTGCTCAGGGTCAGCAAAGGTGGCGCGTGGGGGCAAAATGACAGCACCAAGGCTAATACTCattgggaagagaaggaagtccTATATTTCGTTCAAAGGGACGGTGGTGTTAGCGTCTTTGGGCGAGGAGAATAG